A stretch of the Nakaseomyces glabratus chromosome L, complete sequence genome encodes the following:
- the CYT2 gene encoding cytochrome c1 heme lyase CYT2 (CAGL0L05280g~Ortholog(s) have holocytochrome-c synthase activity, role in cytochrome c-heme linkage and cytosol, mitochondrial intermembrane space, nucleus localization): protein MTDGDESKCPVPHDQRDVWLKHSQQAQQAQQEQKLAQQKLAQQKLAQQQDQPKCPVDDHSKDVWLKSGKKHGEAANDVGLASERDVSSIPRTGSEGNWVYPSEKQFFDAMKRKNWDPQPEDMKTIVPLHNYVNERVWRYINMWENGLGGDSCGGIKLTNFKGQSKKLTPRAWFRSTILGMAKPFDRHDWTIDRCGKTVDYVIDFYSEEVKTSKDNIATEPQIYLDVRPKLNSFEGIKMRILKSVGLL from the coding sequence ATGACAGACGGAGATGAGTCCAAGTGTCCAGTTCCACATGATCAAAGAGATGTATGGCTGAAGCATAGCCAGCAAGCGCAGCAAGCTCAACAAGAGCAGAAACTAGCACAGCAGAAACTAGCACAGCAGAAACTAGCACAGCAACAGGATCAGCCTAAATGTCCAGTCGATGACCATTCTAAGGATGTATGGCTGAAATCAGGCAAGAAGCATGGGGAAGCGGCAAATGACGTCGGTCTGGCTTCCGAGCGTGATGTCAGCAGTATACCCAGAACAGGTTCTGAGGGGAACTGGGTATATCCATCGGAAAAGCAGTTTTTTGACGCCATGAAAAGGAAGAACTGGGACCCCCAACCTGAAGATATGAAGACCATCGTGCCATTACATAATTATGTTAACGAAAGAGTGTGGAGATATATTAATATGTGGGAGAATGGTCTAGGAGGGGACAGCTGCGGTGGAATCAAATTGACTAACTTTAAAGGCCAGTCAAAAAAACTTACCCCAAGGGCATGGTTCAGGTCCACAATATTGGGTATGGCTAAACCTTTTGACAGACACGATTGGACAATAGATAGATGTGGGAAGACAGTTGACTACGTAATTGACTTTTACTCTGAGGAGGTCAAGACTAGCAAGGACAATATTGCAACTGAACCGCAGATATATCTTGACGTCAGACCAAAGCTAAACTCTTTTGAAGGTATCAAAATGAGAATACTCAAAAGTGTAGGTCTCTTATAA
- the CAB3 gene encoding phosphopantothenoylcysteine decarboxylase complex subunit CAB3 (CAGL0L05302g~Ortholog(s) have phosphopantothenoylcysteine decarboxylase activity, role in coenzyme A biosynthetic process, response to salt stress and CoA-synthesizing protein complex, phosphopantothenoylcysteine decarboxylase complex localization), translating into MGSDDDRDMRKDVQMEQVPVSILTNKLHISGTGPVPVRDLRSSEKKVGGGILNTSAKENSSVPMDNEFLSQNKSVDGNGLVSMSSGDGRVIGSRNISFSSGIIQFPNGNDDGASIISDANGITVERKASITSPKSTISFTVDENEKTSHHRYSISSKPGKSTTSIDSLAIEGKNNSIDAKDSVKGNTKDEVEAVPEQKNSIVNMPGDFIFFESRKHEHNSNETDGKEKSLKSKKSGISGASGSKEVIGSTSGPQIPFSEYFLRQDDKKFHILIGATGSVATIKVPLIIDKLLKLYTPDKISIQLIVTKPAEHFLNGLKISTHVKIWREEDVWSDCKKMGDMILHHELRKWADIFLIVPLSANSLAKIANGISNNLLTAVLRDWSPNTPIYAAPAMNTFMYINPMTKKHLNILASDMPYITVLKPVEKVLICGDIGMGGMREWSDIVEIVRKKINEIKKARDEDTTTPEKDEDEDEEEDEDEDEDEDEDEDEDDSFRKNETDSEDDDDDDEEEEDDDDDDEDDEDGHNVDKDRMILKEESESKPI; encoded by the coding sequence ATGGGGTCCGATGATGATAGGGATATGCGAAAGGATGTGCAGATGGAGCAAGTGCCTGTGTCGATACTGACCAACAAGTTACATATATCTGGTACTGGGCCTGTGCCCGTGCGTGACCTGCGGTCTTCAGAGAAGAAAGTTGGTGGCGGAATACTGAATACAAGCGCGAAGGAGAACAGCTCGGTGCCGATGGACAACGAGTTTCTCAGTCAGAACAAGAGTGTGGATGGGAACGGGCTGGTGTCTATGTCGTCTGGTGACGGGAGAGTGATCGGTTCTCGGAATATATCTTTCTCTTCGGGGATAATACAGTTTCCCAACGGTAACGATGACGGCGCATCGATCATTTCGGATGCTAACGGGATCACAGTGGAGCGGAAAGCTTCGATTACTTCACCAAAATCTACTATATCATTCACagttgatgaaaatgaaaagacaTCCCATCATAGGTATTCCATCTCTAGCAAGCCCGGGAAGTCCACGACATCCATAGACAGTTTAGCTATTGAGGGTAAGAACAACAGTATAGATGCAAAGGATTCGGTAAAAGGTAATACAAAGGATGAAGTTGAGGCCGTGCCCGAACAGAAAAACTCTATAGTGAATATGCCTGGTGACTTCATATTCTTTGAGTCTAGGAAGCATGAACATAATTCTAACGAGACAGATGGCAAAGAAAAGAGCTTGAAAAGTAAGAAAAGTGGCATTTCAGGTGCTAGCGGTTCAAAAGAGGTTATTGGATCCACTTCTGGCCCTCAAATTCCCTTTTCTGAGTATTTCCTAAGACAAGATGATAAGAAATTTCATATCCTTATAGGTGCTACTGGATCTGTTGCAACTATAAAGGTGCCCTTGATTATAGATAAGCTGCTCAAATTATACACACCAGATAAAATTTCGATACAACTAATTGTAACCAAGCCAGCTGAACATTTCTTGAATGGTTTAAAGATTTCTACCCATGTCAAGATCTGGAGAGAAGAGGATGTGTGGTCGGATTGCAAAAAGATGGGAGATATGATACTGCATCATGAACTTAGGAAATGGGCTGATATATTTCTGATAGTCCCATTGTCAGCTAACAGTCTAGCAAAAATTGCAAACGGTATCAGCAATAACTTACTAACAGCAGTACTGAGAGATTGGTCTCCTAATACACCAATATACGCAGCACCTGCAATGAATACTTTCATGTATATCAATCCCATGACCAAAAAACATCTCAATATACTAGCATCTGATATGCCATATATCACAGTCTTGAAGCCTGTCGAGAAAGTCCTAATTTGCGGCGATATTGGTATGGGTGGTATGAGAGAATGGTCCGATATAGTTGAAATTGTAAGGAAGAAGattaatgaaatcaaaaaagCTAGGGATGAGGATACTACAACACCAgaaaaagatgaagatgaagacgaggaggaggatgaagatgaagatgaagatgaagatgaggatgaggatgaggatgataGCTTTAGAAAGAATGAGACTGATTCagaggatgatgatgacgatgacgaagaagaagaagatgatgatgatgacgacgaagatgatgaagatgggCATAATGTTGACAAAGATAGAATGATATTAAAAGAAGAATCTGAATCCAAACCtatatga
- a CDS encoding uncharacterized protein (CAGL0L05324g~Protein of unknown function), translating to MKPRDHRHPITRIHTICERQKKAEKISEIPSVSGTSAEQCRREAPRSVPTAQRFLPRQPNPHGRQASNGREAIQTIKNKVIKWASMSKLLAPLYWYCCPKKLCI from the coding sequence ATGAAGCCACGTGATCACAGACATCCCATAACACGAATACATACTATCTGtgaaagacaaaaaaaagccGAAAAAATCTCGGAAATTCCGTCAGTTTCCGGCACTTCCGCAGAGCAATGCCGCAGAGAAGCACCTCGTTCGGTGCCAACTGCACAACGTTTCTTGCCGAGACAACCGAATCCACACGGCAGGCAAGCTTCTAATGGGCGTGAAGCTAtacaaacaataaaaaataaggTAATAAAATGGGCATCGATGAGTAAGTTGTTGGCCCCGCTATATTGGTATTGCTGCCCAAAGAAACTGTGTATTTGA
- the CCE1 gene encoding cruciform cutting endonuclease (CAGL0L05346g~Ortholog(s) have endodeoxyribonuclease activity, role in mitochondrial genome maintenance and mitochondrial inner membrane localization), giving the protein MMNAEVAERVLRPLKSTTLKHVSVLLGARIEATKSARISSIISQCAVLDRLRCRRDAGDLVVTAIDAGVSNFAYCSLQLRKDRKPLLVGWEKFQLESKFVDGHMDGDKLALNPENFSRLATKLSQYLLALPYATQLYAIERQRARSMSSKFVLEPVLRSNILEYLLFSTLANAKETGRGTKDYEIISSDPQRMVNYWVTVGSSNTKYQELILDKNSKKYRIALVSDILCNSVHDDWDFGVELTSIWRRRIAKAQNKKTSDLKLYTLIENSDTNLGTKKDDDLADSFLHALMWSKWLNNYETLVYEIDNKPFNDFETGVLELIKNIQIPKIL; this is encoded by the coding sequence ATGATGAACGCTGAAGTGGCGGAGCGGGTATTGAGACCACTGAAGAGCACAACCTTGAAGCATGTATCGGTGCTGCTGGGAGCTAGGATAGAAGCCACCAAGAGTGCGCGGATCAGCAGTATTATTAGTCAGTGTGCCGTGCTGGACAGGTTGCGGTGCCGACGAGATGCCGGGGATCTAGTGGTTACTGCAATCGATGCGGGAGTCTCTAATTTCGCGTATTGCAGTCTGCAGTTAAGAAAGGATCGTAAGCCACTGCTGGTGGGGTGGGAGAAGTTTCAACTCGAGAGTAAGTTTGTGGATGGCCACATGGATGGGGATAAGCTGGCACTAAACCCTGAGAATTTCTCGAGATTGGCCACAAAGTTGTCACAGTACCTGCTGGCGCTGCCGTATGCCACTCAACTCTATGCCATTGAAAGACAAAGAGCACGGTCAATGTCCTCCAAGTTTGTTCTAGAGCCGGTCCTTagatcaaatattttgGAGTACCTTCTTTTCTCCACTTTGGCAAACGCTAAGGAAACTGGACGTGGAACTAAAGACTATGAGATCATCTCTTCTGACCCTCAGAGAATGGTTAATTATTGGGTTACAGTTGGAAGCTCAAATACTAAGTACCAGGAACTCATTCTtgataaaaatagtaaGAAATACAGGATAGCACTAGTTAGTGATATTCTGTGTAATTCAGTGCATGATGATTGGGATTTTGGCGTGGAATTGACAAGCATATGGAGAAGAAGGATAGCAAAGgctcaaaataaaaaaactaGCGACTTGAAATTATATACGCTGATTGAAAATAGCGATACAAACTTGGGCACAAAGAAAGATGATGATCTAGCTGATTCATTCTTACACGCTTTGATGTGGTCAAAATGGCTGAATAATTATGAGACCTTAGTTTACGAGATAGATAATAAGCCATTCAATGACTTCGAAACGGGTGTGCTGGAGTTgattaaaaatatacaaattcCTAAAATACtgtaa
- the PRP40 gene encoding snoRNA-splicing protein PRP40 (CAGL0L05368g~Ortholog(s) have RNA binding activity, role in mRNA splicing, via spliceosome and U1 snRNP, U2-type prespliceosome localization), with protein MAGQWKKATDSNGKVYYYNTVTKESRWDKPVEDTTDLKQKLRDAGWNVAKTKEGKVYYYNVKTKESRWDNPLAEKATEKKTKTGQIKKTTIDQVKNTANTNEHSKGNTVALATTNNTEKYANTSKILNVKSLTKDEAEKAFMDMLSEHQVDSSWSFHKMVVDLGLKDERFWIVDDDPLWKQNILDKYLSNRSEEQLIKDHAQASKFLEAFGNLLKSNKNIHYYTRWTTVKKMLANESIFKHAVVPEKEMKRKFNDYIRRLREEKDKKDESIKELALREVNEYLRSILIAPPNTIESTIEVKMTWSQLQREYITGNKRFAANKHFRLLSQHDILNQYIELVKIIQGNLASKVSDIEKKNYSRNRMARDQFKVMLKQPKLDIRADSKWSELYPKIKSEKAFLQLVGRNGSSPLDLFYDYTNEKKAAINGYASVAQQILIDNSYVWAGIEDSTRISKNITEFEKANFQNISGIIHEDGKLALLDEKDTQLVVKQAIAVKYDTVKEIEQRNLNMTRIKKNNLVALFHRTFVTKPGRFEDAVAIIQNKPEYKALENEPDIIKELFSSFVPSKQPQANTQNLSRKRKATALVQMDY; from the coding sequence ATGGCGGGCCAATGGAAAAAAGCCACGGATAGTAATGGGAAGGTGTACTATTACAATACCGTTACCAAGGAGTCTCGATGGGACAAACCTGTTGAGGATACAACAGACTTGAAACAGAAACTAAGAGATGCTGGCTGGAATGTTGCCAAGACCAAAGAAGGTAAAGTCTATTACTACAATGTGAAGACAAAAGAATCAAGATGGGATAATCCACTTGCGGAAAAGGctactgaaaagaaaactaaaaCAGGTCAAATCAAGAAGACTACGATAGATCAAGTCAAGAACACAGCTAACACTAACGAGCATAGCAAAGGAAATACAGTTGCTTTAGCCACTACTAATAACACAGAAAAATACGCAAACACTTCCAAAATCTTAAACGTGAAAAGTCTAACGAAAGATGAAGCTGAAAAGGCCTTCATGGATATGCTATCAGAACACCAGGTGGATTCCTCTTGGTCTTTTCATAAAATGGTTGTCGATTTGGGCTTAAAAGATGAAAGGTTTTGGATAGTAGATGATGATCCGCTTTGGAAACAAAACATTTTGGACAAATATCTATCGAATAGATCAGAAGAGCAGTTAATTAAAGACCATGCTCAGGCAAGTAAGTTTTTGGAGGCATTTGGTAACTTACTAAAGAGCAATAAAAACATACATTATTACACTAGGTGGACAAcggtaaaaaaaatgctcGCCAATGAATCGATATTTAAACATGCTGTAGTACCTGAGAAagagatgaaaagaaagtttAACGATTACATAAGAAGACtaagagaagaaaaggatAAGAAAGATGAAAGTATTAAAGAATTAGCTTTAAGGGAGGTAAATGAATATCTGAGGAGCATATTGATAGCCCCACCAAATACCATTGAAAGTACAATCGAAGTTAAAATGACTTGGTCACAACTGCAACGTGAATACATCACAGGAAACAAAAGATTTGCTGCTAATAAACATTTTCGATTATTGTCACAGCATGATATTTTGAACCAATACATCGAATTAGTAAAAATAATTCAGGGTAACCTTGCATCGAAGGTGAGTGATATcgagaagaagaactatAGTAGAAATAGAATGGCAAGAGATCAATTTAAGGTGATGCTGAAGCAACCAAAGCTGGATATACGAGCTGACTCGAAGTGGTCCGAACTCTATCCCAAGATAAAATCCGAGAAAGCCTTTCTGCAACTAGTTGGTAGGAATGGATCATCACCATTAGATCTATTTTATGATTATACTAATGAGAAAAAAGCTGCTATTAATGGCTATGCTTCTGTTGCACAACAGATTTTAATTGATAATAGTTATGTTTGGGCAGGTATTGAAGACTCTACAAggatatcaaaaaatataactgaatttgaaaaggcGAACTTTCAAAACATTTCTGGTATCATACACGAGGATGGCAAACTAGCTCTTTTAGATGAGAAGGACACACAGCTAGTTGTCAAACAGGCAATTGCTGTAAAATACGATACGGTGAAAGAAATAGAGCAGAGGAATTTGAACATGAcaagaattaaaaaaaataacttgGTAGCACTTTTTCATCGAACTTTTGTTACCAAACCCGGTAGATTTGAAGACGCTGTTGCCATTATTCAGAATAAACCAGAATATAAAGCATTAGAAAATGAGCCTGATATAATCAAGGAATTATTCAGTTCGTTTGTGCCCAGTAAACAGCCGCAAGCTAATACTCAAAACTTAAGCCGAAAAAGAAAGGCCACTGCTTTAGTTCAGATGGATTACTGA
- the ARC19 gene encoding Arc19p (CAGL0L05390g~Ortholog(s) have structural molecule activity and role in Arp2/3 complex-mediated actin nucleation, actin cortical patch assembly, cellular response to drug, spore germination): MSQSLRPYLNAVRYSLQAALTLSDFSSLEVERHNRPEVEVPNTSAELLLQPMHISRNEHEQVLIEPSVNSVRVSLKVKQADEIEQILVHKFTRFLEQRAEAFYILRRVPIPGYSISFLITNKHTESMKTNKLVDFIVEFMEEVDKEISEMKLFLNARARFVAEAYLSEFVY, from the coding sequence ATGTCCCAGTCATTACGTCCTTACTTGAACGCTGTCCGTTACTCGTTGCAAGCAGCATTAACATTATCGGATTTCTCATCCTTGGAAGTTGAAAGACATAACAGACCTGAGGTTGAGGTACCTAACACCAGTGCTGAATTGTTGTTACAGCCAATGCATATTTCTCGTAATGAGCACGAGCAAGTTTTGATCGAGCCTAGTGTGAATAGTGTACGTGTGAGTTTGAAAGTAAAGCAGGCAGATGAGATAGAACAAATCCTGGTGCACAAGTTCACTAGATTCTTGGAACAGCGTGCAGAGGCTTTCTACATTCTGAGAAGAGTGCCAATTCCAGGATATAGTATATCATTTTTGATTACAAACAAGCACACAGAATCTATGAAGACCAACAAGCTGGTTGATTTCATTGTTGAGTTCATGGAAGAAGTTGACAAGGAGATCAGTGAGATGAAGCTGTTCTTGAACGCTAGAGCAAGATTTGTTGCTGAAGCATACTTGAGTGAATTTGTATATTGA
- the ASF1 gene encoding nucleosome assembly factor ASF1 (CAGL0L05412g~Ortholog(s) have histone binding activity) yields the protein MSIVSLLGIKVLNNPAKFTDPYEFEITFECLEPLKNDLEWKLTYVGSSRSLEHDQELDSILVGPVPVGVNKFVFTADPPSAELIPASELVSVTVILLSCSYDGREFVRVGYYVNNEYDSEELRENPPQKVQVDHIVRNILAEKPRVTRFNIVWDNENEADIYPPEQPGVDEEDEAEEEEEEEEEEEEEEEAEDEEEEVEVDVDGEVDLENEDDKTDKIIDGEEAEDDDDGEEIGDEEDEDDEDDEEGDAQTETAAPNDKTTDTEKEVRLHDRDEDEKADSSKKLKTENDTAKEPDTAPTPQDSTN from the coding sequence atgtcAATTGTATCGCTATTGGGTATAAAAGTGCTGAACAACCCGGCTAAGTTCACTGATCCTTACGAGTTTGAGATCACTTTCGAGTGTTTGGAGCCATTGAAGAATGATCTGGAGTGGAAACTGACCTACGTCGGGTCCTCGCGGTCGCTCGAGCACGACCAGGAGCTGGACTCTATCCTGGTGGGCCCCGTCCCTGTCGGTGTGAATAAGTTCGTGTTCACGGCGGACCCGCCTTCCGCTGAGCTGATCCCGGCCAGCGAGCTGGTCAGCGTTACTGTGATCCTGCTGAGCTGCTCTTACGACGGCAGGGAGTTTGTGAGAGTAGGCTACTATGTGAATAACGAGTATGACAGCGAAGAGCTGAGGGAGAACCCTCCACAGAAGGTGCAAGTGGACCACATCGTGAGAAACATATTGGCAGAGAAGCCAAGGGTGACGAGATTCAACATTGTATGggataatgaaaatgaagctGACATATACCCACCTGAGCAACCAGGCgtagatgaagaagacgaggccgaggaagaagaagaagaggaagaagaagaagaagaagaagaagaggctgaagacgaagaagaagaagtcgAAGTCGATGTAGACGGAGAAGTCGATCTGGAAAACGAAGATGACAAGACCgacaaaataatagatgGCGAAGAGGCagaagatgacgatgatggCGAAGAGATCGGCGATGAAGAGGACGAGGATGATGAGGACGACGAAGAAGGTGACGCCCAGACGGAAACTGCCGCCCCAAATGATAAAACTACAGACACCGAAAAGGAAGTACGATTGCATGATAGAGATGAAGACGAAAAAGCTGATTCTTCAAAGAAGCTGAAAACTGAGAACGATACAGCAAAAGAGCCGGACACTGCTCCAACACCACAGGACTCTACCAATTAG